From the genome of Acropora palmata chromosome 4, jaAcrPala1.3, whole genome shotgun sequence, one region includes:
- the LOC141879702 gene encoding protein boule-like isoform X2: MSAIRGSTATVAVPEGQEIINRVFIGGLARDTSELELENFFSSFGEVVDVRIVCDRKTGLNKGYGFVTFSSMGARDELLKRGTIDYKGGRKLRLRKAVKKEASGQFYPNGETLPTQGGVVANQVVLVPAEPTFAYSNHITVPQYYLPTPTYSYLQQAPATQYYAPAYFY; this comes from the exons ATGAGTGCAATCAGAGGGTCAACAGCAACT GTTGCAGTTCCGGAGGGCCAGGAGATTATTAATCGAGTTTTTATTGGTGGACTCGCTCGGGAT ACTTCTGAGCTGGAACTAGAGAACTTCTTCTCCAGTTTTGGGGAAGTAGTCGATGTAAGGATAGTATGTGATCGAAAAACAGGACTTAACAAAGG TTATGGTTTTGTCACCTTCTCCTCTATGGGAGCCAGAGATGAGCTTTTGAAAAGG GGTACAATTGACTATAAAGGTGGGAGAAAACTTCGCCTTCGAAAAGCTGTTAAAAAAGAG GCATCTGGCCAGTTTTATCCCAATGGGGAAACACTACCCACACAAGGGG GTGTTGTGGCCAACCAAGTAGTGCTTGTTCCAGCAGAGCCCACTTTTGCTTACAGTAATCATATTACG GTTCCTCAATATTATCTTCCTACTCCGACTTACAGTTACCTCCAG CAAGCACCTGCTACTCAATACTATGCTCCAGCATATTTCTACTAA
- the LOC141879702 gene encoding protein boule-like isoform X1 gives MSAIRGSTATVAVPEGQEIINRVFIGGLARDTSELELENFFSSFGEVVDVRIVCDRKTGLNKGYGFVTFSSMGARDELLKRGTIDYKGGRKLRLRKAVKKEASGQFYPNGETLPTQGGVVANQVVLVPAEPTFAYSNHITVPQYYLPTPTYSYLQVRRNGRTDHLFSQFLVFRA, from the exons ATGAGTGCAATCAGAGGGTCAACAGCAACT GTTGCAGTTCCGGAGGGCCAGGAGATTATTAATCGAGTTTTTATTGGTGGACTCGCTCGGGAT ACTTCTGAGCTGGAACTAGAGAACTTCTTCTCCAGTTTTGGGGAAGTAGTCGATGTAAGGATAGTATGTGATCGAAAAACAGGACTTAACAAAGG TTATGGTTTTGTCACCTTCTCCTCTATGGGAGCCAGAGATGAGCTTTTGAAAAGG GGTACAATTGACTATAAAGGTGGGAGAAAACTTCGCCTTCGAAAAGCTGTTAAAAAAGAG GCATCTGGCCAGTTTTATCCCAATGGGGAAACACTACCCACACAAGGGG GTGTTGTGGCCAACCAAGTAGTGCTTGTTCCAGCAGAGCCCACTTTTGCTTACAGTAATCATATTACG GTTCCTCAATATTATCTTCCTACTCCGACTTACAGTTACCTCCAGGTAAGAAGAAATGGAAGAACAGATCATCTATTCTCACAGTTTCTGGTATTCAGAGCTTAA